The genomic segment TGGGCATGACCAAGCCACAAGCCAGCTGTTCCAGTTGTAACCTCCAGACAAAGGATCACTGAAAGTGGCACACGGACTCTAAAAAGCACTCAATGAAATTTATTTCATCTACCTCCCTGTTGTGCCTAGCCACACCCGATCCCACTGGTTCCCTCGGCGGCTGAGAGAGATGCTTAATGCCCTCTTGATGTGACCCGAAACAAAAGCAATCAAAACAACAGCATTAATAGAAAGATATATTCCATAAAAGAGTTTGGCAGTCAAAGAAAAGCATCACGCTTCCTAAAAACAAGCATTCTTTTTCCTCTAGTCTACAGAGAAAAttgtaacaaaacaaaaccaacatcaTCAACAAACAGCCACCAGAATACACCACACGAGCATGTACACTTGGGCAGTAAGTGAAGGTGGCACTCCACCTCTGAACGATGAGGACAGGCCAATGCAAGATCCAGAGAAGCGTTCAGAGTATCGCCCAGCCAAAGACGCACGAACGCCCCATCTACCCCCGGGGGGCTCTTCGGCACACAAGTCAGACATCGTTTCTAAGAGCAAGCCCCCAACCGCCCGGACAGGACACGGTGACCACAGATATTCCGGTCGAGGGGTGGGGGGTCATCACGAAAGTTAGCAGTGAAACATCCCAAGCCCCTAGGCAGCTGCAGGCTAGGGTCTGTGGCTCGGCACAGGGCCCAGGGGCCTGGCTCCAGGGCTTCTCTCTCCAGGGAGAGGCAAATGCCAGGCCGGCCCGCCGGCCCGTAGCACGTGGCCTGGAGAAGAGCCCTGGCCAAAGGGTTCGGGCTGGCCGTCTCTGGCTGGGGCTCCTTGGCCTTGCAGTGAGGGAGGGTCAGGATTCAAGTTCCAGGTAACGGTTTCAGTAGCACCAAGACCAGAAGACGGTGAGGCTGAGCGGGGAGGGCAGTGGGGGTGTGTGTTGAGGGTGTGTAGAGAAGAGGGGGCACATCTGTGCAGCTGGGCTATCAGGGATGAAAAGGAGAAGTTGATGGGGCTGGCTCGGGAGACACTCAAGGGAGCTGAAAGGGGTGGCTTCAGACCCAGACACTGTGTAAGGCTGTTGAGAGGAGAATGCCAGAGGAAGTGAAGACGTGGTGTGAAAACATTCTTACCCCTATAAATAAACTATTTACACACTTTAGCAAAAGGAGAGCTGTGTCCACCACCTCCTTGTGCCATCAGGGTATAATGCTGTCAAGATCGGAGGCAATTCTTAccctgggggaggaaggggcGGACGAGGCACTCCCGTGGCACCAACCCACGCACTGGCTCAGGCTTCCTTCAGTTGGATGTGGCTGAGCATCCCGCCAACACCCCCGGCTTGTGCACTCAGAGGGCACAGGCAGCGCCCCTGTGCTGCTGCGGGAAGTCTTGCCAAGGCCGGCtggccccccagccccgccccactGCCCTCCAAGCCAGCACCGATGACGTGGGTGGTGAGGAGGCCAGGGTGCAGATGCACTTGGGCCCCAGAAGGACCGGGCTGAGCCGTCCTCACAGCCTTGAGAGCTGTCTGTCCCTCAGAGTCACCTCCCCGACTTAAAGACACATCCTCTGACTCTGGGAAGACCCCAGGGTGGGGGTCTTGGTGACAGGTCTGTGCAGGTGGGGGGGGCCCTCGGTCTTCAGCACCAGCAAGTAGAAACAGAGAGGTCACATCACGCTGATACTGAAGATGGGTGCTGGCTCTGGCCGGGTGCGTCCATTTCTCTCCCTCTGGACATAAAGTTGAGGGCGGTGAAGGGCTTCGGCCTCCACAGCACGGCTCAGCTCTGCTCGGACGAAGTGGCTCCTCAGAAGTGGTGGCCTGCCTTCACCGCCTCGATGTCCGAGATCAGGGTCCTCGCCAGGAAGATGCCGAATATCTGAAAACAAAGCCAGCAGAGGTGGCAGTCAGTGTTAGGGCCCAAAGGGCGAGGAGGGGCAGAGCCTGAGGACACAAGGAGCCACAACTGCGCAGGCAGCAAAGGGGACCAACCcacagttaaaacaaatgagcCCCGGGGTCGACTCTGCTGTGTCCCTAGAGCCTAGAAGGGGCAAACAGCAGTCCCCACAGAAGCAAAACAGACGTTCTGCCCTGCCTCCGGCAGGGCCACGCATGTCACATACCACGGGCTGGGACACACTTTGTAACTCGGGTGAAACCGAAAATAGCAGGGTCACCCTGACTGGTTCTGATTCCCAAAATAATAAATCTTGAATGTTTCCTGTAAACCTGGGTTCCATAATAAAAGTAAGGGTGTCCCCGATTTGGGCTGCGCTGATGTCTGAAGCTACATTCTGACCTCAGTGACCAGGATAATCATGTGGGGAGACTGATGTCCTTctaccagaaacagactcacatgaACTTGGTCACCTTaggaattttgcttttttctgccCCACTGTAAATTCTTCCTCCTGCCAGTTCCTCTCCAGGCAGACACCAGCCAGCCTGCTCACCCTGGCCTCACCGCGCCCTCCGCCACCAGCATCTTTCCACGTGTGGAATCTGGTTCACAAGGCCAGGTGCAGCCACAAGGTGGGCAAGGCAGCCACAAAGGGTGGTGGGAACAAACCTGCAGCAGTGAGATGGCGATGAAGACGCCAGCCACGATGTAGATGTTCCGCGGGAGCCAGCCCTCCAGCGCCTGGATGCAGCCTTTCGTGAAAATGGACTCGTCCCACTTGCTCTTCAGCTGCAGGGAAGCATCACAGCCGCCTGAGCCCGCGACACACAGGCGGTCCCCAACCTGGTTCCCCAGAGGGCTCCCGCTGGGGGAAGGACAAGGCTCGGGGAGAATAAGAAATCTGGGAGGCAGGCGCCGAGGACGGACAGACAAGAAAACTCTCCAGGAGAAACGCATCTACTTGCCTCGGTCTCTGCCCTTCCCTGGACAGCTTGAGTTTTATAACCTGCCTAACCAAAGGCTCCCTGGCTATGATCTTTAACTCCTTTCTGTTAGGGCCTCCACAGATTTCAAGATCAACTTGTTCAACACACCGCCACAGCCCTCATCTGGAGAAAGGGGAAGGGGTTGGAAGGCTTGGAGAAGGAAAGTGTGCCTTaaagagagaaaactgggggAAGAGGGTTCACTATCTTCAGAaagaagcaggagaagaaagggaCAGTGGCTTCTCAGACTGTGATCCCAGCCAGGCAAGCCTGGCTCTAGGAGCCAAAGCCAGCAGGAGAAGTCATAAGCGCTTTCTGATCCTGACCCCTGGCGGAGGCTCGCTAAGCATGCTGGGATGTGGCCACAGCACATACACTgcatccccacccaccccacacacaGCAATCAGCCCCGGCCCCCTCACCCATCAGCCTCTTCCATGAAACAGTAACGGAACAGTCATTCATTTTAGCAGTGTTAGgggctgaactgtgtctccctaaaatttgtatgttaaAGTCCTGGCCCCCaagacctcagaatgtgactgtatttggggacagggtatttaaagaagtaaataaattaagatgaggtcattgggGTGGgacctaatccaatatgactggtgtccttacaagaagaagaGATCAGGACACcaagagacacagagggaagcccatgcgaggacacagggagaaggtaccacctacaagccaaggaggggGGTCCTCAGAAGGGACccaccctgctggcaccttgatcttggacttctagcctccagaactgtgggaaaataaACCTGTTACTTCAACCACACGGTCTGGGTGCTTTGTTATGTCAGACCTAGGAACTAACACGAGTGGCAACGAAATCTGTAACTGGAGAAGCTGATGCGGACACAGCATCCCTGTGAAGCGGAGGTCACTGCAGAAGAAGCCGAGGTTTCCCAAACTGGAGGGTCACATCCCTAGTGTCCTGGCCAACAGGAGAGGTGTCTGCAGGTTCCCAGAGACCCCTCCCCTTCAGAACAGCTGTTATTCACATCACTGAAGGCCACCAGAGCAAGGACTGGGGTGGGGACTCACTCCTCTTCACATCCAAATGCACACTTCCTGTGGCCTGAAGAAGGCCTAGAGGACTGGGCCCTGCTCCTGCCATGAGCCCCGTCTCACTCCTCATCGTCACCACCACCTCCATTCAGCAGCGGCAGACCACTGGACCAGCCATACGCTCCTGCAGCCCCATCCTGAACCCCTATAACAGACACCTCCTAGGACTCCAAAGAGGCTCTTAAGAACATGGTCTCTGTCCCGGAAAACTTCCGTCCGACCTCTTTCCATTAATGTAGCAACTGCTAGATTTTGTGACTGTGGTTCACAAGGCTTGAATCACAGCCATCACTGTTCCCGTGAGTCTTGCCACCCACTTGAGGAGGGTGTGTGTGCGGCGGTGCGCTCCGCCCGCCTCGCTCCCGGCTTAGGTGGCACCCGTGGGCTTAGGCTCCCCTGGCTTTCCCACTCCAGTCTGCACTTGTGCTAAATCAGGAAGTTGGACGCTAGGGAATAAGCCTAAAGAATTCAAAGTTATATGCATTGGGGCTCTCACCTGAGTCCTGACATCATAGCCACACTGTGTATTCACAACTTTTTGCTGtaagaaaagcagaagaaaagatgAGTTATTTTTGTGCTTTTGAGAAGCCAGTGGTAGAAGGCTTCCACCAAACAGCTGTACCGACTCCATTTCAGCTCACGCCCTTCCATCACGCTGCCAACTAACGTTCCGTGTTAGGACAGGGGGTGGCAAGTCTTCTGTGTGAAGGGCTAGACAGTAAATACTTAGACTTGTCTGTGTAGCTCCTACTTAGCTCTCCTGTTGTAGCATAAACACAGCCACTGACAATATATAAATGAACGGGTATGGCTGTATTTCAAGAAAACTTTacaaacactgaaatttgaattttcacatgtcacaaaatgttatccttcttttgatttcttttcaaccatttaaaaaatggctGAAACCATTCTTGGCTTGCAGGTCATTCAAAAACAGACAGCAGGCCAGATTTGGTGCACAGGTCAGAGCTGCCAACCCCTGTGCCAGAAAGGAAAAGTCGCCCTGCTAAAGATGTCACAGTCCCAGTGGGAACGTCAGCCCCCGGCTGTGGAACCTCCGCAGCCCTGAGCCTCTCCCGGGCTGGGGAACCCGCCCATGCTGCGGCGACGCCGCCGTGTCCACCAGCACCAGCCAGCGTGACTGCACGGAGAGCAGTAAGGGCTCCCCTCTGCTCGGGCTCAGTTCAGGTAAACCCTTAGCTTTCCTTCAAGGACACCCAAGAGCTCAGTTTCCAGAACCCAAGGACCTGGGTCACAGACTGGGGATGAAACAGGTAAAGAAGAAAGAACGGGAGAGAATTCTGCCCCACCCCAGATGGTGGGCTTCTCTGACTGAGTGTCTTCTCCGGCACAAGGAGACCAGGGTTCAATACAGTCACAGCATCCTGTCCAGGTCCCCCAAGGGAGAGCCCGTCTCAGGAGGCGTAACACTTTTTCTTCCTGCTTCACCCAGAACACTAGAGCCAGGGTGAGCCGTGCAAATATGTTCCCAGAATTTACACATCAAGGATTTCAGAGCTGCAAGAGCCCTGGGGTAAGCAGAGGGGGAGCCGGGCGCTCATTCCACCTGCAGAAGCGAGGCAGCCAGAGCCCTCAGGGAGGCAGGGACTGCTCTGCTCCTGGGGGACCGACTCACCGCGGGGTCCGGCACACAGCAGGAGAAGGGCACCCCACACTTCTCGCGGCTGTAGCTGGCGCCACTGCAGTTGAAATAGACGTTGAGGTCCCAATCTTCAGGGCCGTATGCCCCGCAGCACTGGTTCTGCAATCACAAAGCCAAGAGCCATTGGAGCCCGGGCTGGGGCTGTGGCTACTCGGCACAGGGCATCAGTCTTAGGGACACGAGGCTAAGTGCACCGCCGTGTACCGCACAGAGATTCAAAGCCCACCCCAGGGACCTCCCCTCACAGAGATGTGAATGAGGTGACCCAGGTGGCCTTTTAAGAAGGAAATTGCATCCTGTCTGGGCCCAACACACTGGCTGGCTCCGTGGCATCCCCTGGCCTCTGATCCACTCCCTCCTCACAGTGgaactttccctccctccccaaatgCCCACCCTCCACCTGCCAATTCCAGAGCGGGCTTCCTGCTCTCATTCCGATGTGGTCCTCTACTTCCCCTCAAGAAAACACCTCCCTGGCCCTGTGGGCAGTGTGTCTTCCTCCCCAAGAACCATCCAAGCGGGCCCCAGTCACCTTCGTGCCTCTCTACAGAAGACAGCTGTAGAACGTCTGCTCCCCAGGAAGAGTTACAACTGGGGTGATGCTGACGCAATCAGAGCTCAGCCCCGACCCGGGGTctccgccctccctccccacaacctCCCACTATCTGGGGAAGCAGCAAAGAGAACCCCCACTTGTCTAAAAAACAAATCATAAAACCAAACACAGTGAAAGTGACACTGTGACGTCAGTGGCATTCCAACCCAAGAGCAGGTGTCACTTTTGCACTTGTCCTCACAGCTGATGTGGCGATGGCCAGAATCACAAGCCCACAACCAGGATTTCTGCCTCACTCTCCATTTCCGAGGTAAAAATCCTGTCTCCCCTACccttgccccagcccccacccctccatGGTTCCAGGGGCTCTAACTCTAATCTAACATTTCACCACAAGGATGCACTATAATTTACTCTGGTTAAGGTATTTTTAATGAGAGGGCAATGGAGAAAACTACAGTGTCTTGAAGGCCAGTGCAGGAAGGAACCACCCCAGCATCCTTGACACAAGCAAGCCCACGGCTACGTGGAAACAGAACCACTGCCTTGAAGGAGGCACAGCAAGGGAGGGGCGTCAGAAGAGGGAGGAATGAGGGACTTTCACAGACGAATACAGGTCGCTACTAGCACAGGAAGGGTCCCTGGTCACATAAATGGGTTTTGCTGATCCCATGATACATGCAATAAGGGTAAACAAGTTTTGGTCAATGAACAGAATGGATCAGAGTTGTTTTTAAggctaatttattttcttctcagaaCCAAAGGGTTCCATATAAAAAGTTCCTGAGGAAGCCAGGTTTCCTGGCAGACCCATGCACTGGCCAGCATGGTGGGCAATGGGGTCCTTCTGGGGAACGGAGCTGATGGTGGGGGTGGCTGTGGTCCCACAGCCTCCAGGTGCAGCCTCACACAGGAGGGATGGAGACCAGATGGAGAAAAGGCCACAGCCTGGGACTGCTTAGACAAACCCCTGGGGACATATTCCAGGGAGGTTACATTCCTCTCCCTCTGAGGAAGTTCCTCCAGGCAGCTCTGCCCTCTCAGACAGGAAGGGGAAAAGGTCCCAGAGAGGAACGGACAGGAATAGCCTCAGACAGGGAGTCACGCACTCAGCTCTGCCCCTCGGCGCCCACAGCACCCAGGGAATTGCAGCCGCCTGCATGGTCAGGGTTGGAGAGATCTGGGCCCCGCAGGGGAGGGTGGCCACAGATGCAGCTGGACTACCTGCCCAAAGCAAATGGGGGAGGGCACCCTGACAGCAAGCCTGGCCCGTCAGCATCCATAAGCAGGCAAAGCTAACTTGACCAGCGGTGGAGGTGGCCCTCCCATGGCCTCCCCACTGTGGGCAGAGCTGAGGAGGGGGGCCCGTGTCCCCCCCACACACAGACTGAAGACAGGACAGCCGGGCTGTACTGGGGAGAAGGCTGGGGCTGGTACTTACAGCTTTCTGAAGGGAGTCGATGAGGTTCTGCAGGTCAATGTCGTCCCGGTAGGATCTGATGTTGCTCTCGAAGAACTCCCGGAACCGGTCCCTCACCCAGTCCTGGAAGAGGAAGGCCAGCACGGCCACGGCCAGCTCCAGGAAGAAGATGAGCACAATGGCACTGCAGAACTGCAGGGGCGACACGGGGGACGGGGGGGGTCACCCTCATCTGACCCAGAACTGCTGTCTGTCGCTGAGGGCATGGGCCGGCACCCAAGAGACCGAGCTGGGGCCCTGGGAATCCCATGTTATTAGCTGGGTACTCTGGACAACTCCACCTCATCCATAAAACCGAGATAGTCATCCCTACCCAGGTCACTGCACTGTCGGTACAAGTCAGATGAGCAAAAGTACGAGAAAGAAAGTGCCAAGACAGAGTGTCAACCATCTCCCTCCTCCAACAAGGACACCCCATCAAGGGAACGAATGGCTCTCCTACCCCAGCAGGCGATCCGCCCCTTTAGGACACACGGTCTGACCACTCTCCTCGCCCACACCACCATCCCGCTGCTAGAAATCTGTCACTCCCACTTCagggataaggaaactgaggctcacctCAGTTTATCAGTCCCTACTCGGTATGTGCATCAACTTTATAAAGACCTCTCCAGAAGCACAGCTGCCCCTGGCCACGAGAGCAGTGGAATTCTGCAAGGGCCAGTGCAGCCACAGGTCCACAGCCCCTCCCGTCGAGGCTGCCTTCCAGCCTGCAGAGCTGGTGTTATCACAGCCATCATCACCGGCCATGCAGTACACTGAGCAGTTACACCACAACCGGCAGATATCTCAAAATAAGACACGCATACATACAAACAGACACACACCCGGGGCCCTCCAGAATGGAATCTCCATTCACATAGGAGCAAGATAACCAAACACAATAattgcaagagaaaaaaaattaaaaaacaaaacaaaacaaacaatcccCACGTGTTTGGCTTTGAAATTAAgcccagaaaagaaaagcttGATCGAATAAATTCAACAACAACGATGATGTGTTTTCCCTACCAggtgctttttaattttaactgaatGCATTTCAAAATGAACGTCTATCTAAATATAAAACTAAACTCTTAGTAACCTGAAGTTCTGCCAGGAAATTATGGATTCTGCATTGCACATCCAACAGACTCATACCCTAGAGGGGGGAAGAGGTTTCCTAACATTACCAGCAAGGTCTTTTGATCTTAGCCAGGAAGGGCAAAGGTGAGTAGCAAACAAACAACGCCTTTAGCACGTCAGAAGGAATATAAAAGGGAGCAGGCTGGCAAGCAGCCGGCTCCACCCACCAGGAGCTGAAAACCAGAGGGACCCCGGCTTCTCCAGGGATGCCGAGCTAGTTCATCATTTTCCTGAAATCTCACCTTTCGGGGGGGCAGCAGAGTGCAAAGGGCAGCCTCCTCCAGGCCACTGGCAGATCCTGGGGGAGGCCTGTAAGAGCTGCTACCCCTCCAACCAGATAAGGGCTAAGCCCGCCCAGCAGAGCGTATGTCCCTATCCCACCCCATCTCCCCCCACCACATCTGGGGCCACTCACAAAGTTGAGCAGGCAGATGTTCTCCCGCAGGGCCCCCACACAGCCAGCGAAGCCCAGTGTGAACATCACCACGCCCACCATCAGCACCAGCACCACAGGGTCGATTCCATGCATCCGGGTCACTTTGGTGAGGTCGGACAGCACGCCCTGAAAGAAGCAGAGAGAGCGGGGCAACATCAGCCTCAGAGAGTCAGGGGTgcccggcgggggcgggggggaggggggagcctgGGTTCAGAACTAAATGAGGACAGAGACCAGCCTTCTGAAGCTCAGTCATTAAAAGCCAGGCCAGAGCCTGGCCCCTGCCCGCCTGCCCCCTTAGAGGCCCCTCTGCCCAGCAGATCTTTGCCTACCTTGGCCCCCAGGTGCCCTCCTGTTCCCAGTCTCTGTCTAGGCTGTGAGCTCCTCTCAGGCAGACCCCACACTTCTTTTGTGGCCTGCAGGGTGCCAATGCCCaggcctggggtggagggggctcTGAGGGGCCTTGTGGCCTGTGGTCAAGGCACCCTGGGGCCATGGCCTGAGCCTGGCCTCTGGTCATCTGACAGCTGACTTTGTACTCAATTCATGGAGAACCCCAGTATCCTAAGATGAAAAACAGCTTCAATATGAACACTCTTGTGAAAAACGTATCCAACCAAGGACAGATGAAGGCAGTGCTGTGTGACGAGCTTTTTGTGATGATGGAGATGTTCCATCTCTGCACTGCTCAAAATGGTAGCCACTGGTCACATGTGCTACTGAGTACCTGAAACGTGGCCTAGTAGAAATAAGAACTgagttttaatttctatttcattttaatttaaacagaATTAGTCACATCTGACTAATGGTACCCGAAATGGGCAGAGCAGTTCTACAGGATccaaaggaggaaggggaaaagagCAGCTGGTCCAGGCACCCGGCTGGAACCGGACAGCCAGGGCAGCCAGGCCTAGGCTCAGGGCTCTGTTGGCTTGAGATGCTGCTGTTCCAGAAGTGGTCACACGGTGGCGCTATGAGTCATGGTTTGCACCAGAAGCGCGGTCACTAGGGCAAAGTGACATTGCACTGCAAGCTCTTAGAGGGGCCCAAACCCAAAGGCGGACCTTATCCAGTTCCTAAGGCCATGGCAAGAAAGCCCACAGCCTTAAGTactcctgcttccttctcctgGAAGCAAGGAGAGGTTCCACTGAAGGGAGAGGGCTCTGGGCCTGGAGTCCGAGAGGAAGATGCTTTACATCCCATTGTTTCCTGCCCGGCCTCTCCGCCTCCCCAGAACCCACCCACCTGCAAAGCAAGAGGTGGCACCATGGTTCCACCCTACCCACATCCAGTCTAGGCCCTCCCTGCCGTTCCAACTGCCCTTTATCCTTCAGGACAGTAAGAGCCTGGTTTCCCCTCCTGTCTCCCACAGGCTGGGCAAGAAGGATCGCTGGCAGGTGCTAAAGACCTGCTCCGGCCCCACAGGGTGCCCTGGGGGCACATCACAGAGCCCTGCTGCCTGACTCAGGGGTCCCTTCCGTGGGCGAGAACAAGATCTCCGGGAGTCAACACAACTGTGTCCAGGGACCTGCGGGCTCCGAGGGGCACAGACAGCGTCCATTCCAGAAGGCAGCCCCAGGTCTGCCCTGGACACAACTGCAGACAAGCCCCTGGGTGACttgggaacagcagagaggacTCTGCTCACAGGGCCCAAAATCCCAACTAGCCCCGCCTGGATCTCTAGCAGCCACCCTACCACGGGGAAGCAGAGCCAGCCATGGGACTCCAGGGGTTTTCATTCTAAGTTCAGTAACTTCCATGAGCCGGCTCTGTAAAGATTAATGACTACCAATCATTACCCTGCACGAGAGATGCTCGTCAGGGAGGCGTATGCAGGAAGGGATAATTAATGCTGAACAAACTTGGCTTGGGCTGACTGATGCTCAGGGTCCTAGTGACGGTCACACCTACCTTTTCGCTCCATGCCCAAAGTCCGACTCCGAGGAAGACAACTCCAGCCAActgagtgggggcagggggaaaagagaaacaaatttaGGTCAGAAACCAGCTCCATGACGTGCTTCTTAAAGGAGCATCCACACTGCTAGTCGGATGCTGTTCCTGGCTCATGTCCAGACTCGGTGGAGCCAGGCCAAGGCGGCCCCTTGGCCTCTGCTAGAGGACAGGGACTCTACACCAGAACAAAGGACAGTGAGCGTCTTCAGAGAGCCCACACCTACCTTCCCTGACTGCGGGGCCAAAGTCCCTCAACCCTGGCTGACCCCATGCTCCAGAGAGCAGAGACAAAGATCCCGGAACAGACTGTCCAGGACAGATTACGGAGTTAGAGATATCAGGCCACGTCCCATTTCTCCCCCTTTCCACAAACCCCCCTACTTATTTCAATGCACTACCTGGCGTGTGAGAAACATCGCCCCTGGTGACTGACGGCCGCTCAGGTGCCTTTCCCGCATAGGACAGGGCACCCCTACTGCCGCCTGCCTCAGGCCTCCAGTCCTGGAGACAGACTCCAGGCACGGACAAGAGGCTGCCCAGGTCATTTGCTGACCAGGCTGAGCCCCCTCCCCTTGGTACCTACACTCTGCACGGGGCCCACCTGGGCTGGGGAAAGCTGGGTCATGTTACTGAACTAAAAAAGGCGGGCACTGAGCCATGCGTTCACCCCAGAAAAGTAGTGCCCCCCAGCCCTGACCTCTCGCCTGCAGGAAACCACTGGGGCTGCCTCATGTGCACCATGACAAAAGGGGGTCCCCCAAATACACCTCAAAGGTCCCTACACCAAGGAGGATTTTCTCTTACAAAATAAACATCTCGTGGTCTCTGCAAATTAAGCAGCCTCTTGTTTTTCTGCTTCACTGCTTTATACGCTTCTGGCATTTTCGCTGCCATCCATCAGTACCTCATAATAAGCAACAGGGCCTAGAGACTCTGTGACTGCAACTTTTCAGTGTAGCCTCCAGCCTCAGGACACTCCGACCTACTGGAGCCACT from the Vicugna pacos chromosome 11, VicPac4, whole genome shotgun sequence genome contains:
- the TSPAN14 gene encoding tetraspanin-14 isoform X1, giving the protein MHYYRYSNAEVSCWYKYLLFSYNIVFWLAGVVFLGVGLWAWSEKGVLSDLTKVTRMHGIDPVVLVLMVGVVMFTLGFAGCVGALRENICLLNFFCSAIVLIFFLELAVAVLAFLFQDWVRDRFREFFESNIRSYRDDIDLQNLIDSLQKANQCCGAYGPEDWDLNVYFNCSGASYSREKCGVPFSCCVPDPAQKVVNTQCGYDVRTQLKSKWDESIFTKGCIQALEGWLPRNIYIVAGVFIAISLLQIFGIFLARTLISDIEAVKAGHHF
- the TSPAN14 gene encoding tetraspanin-14 isoform X2, whose product is MHGIDPVVLVLMVGVVMFTLGFAGCVGALRENICLLNFFCSAIVLIFFLELAVAVLAFLFQDWVRDRFREFFESNIRSYRDDIDLQNLIDSLQKANQCCGAYGPEDWDLNVYFNCSGASYSREKCGVPFSCCVPDPAQKVVNTQCGYDVRTQLKSKWDESIFTKGCIQALEGWLPRNIYIVAGVFIAISLLQIFGIFLARTLISDIEAVKAGHHF